A stretch of the Vanacampus margaritifer isolate UIUO_Vmar chromosome 6, RoL_Vmar_1.0, whole genome shotgun sequence genome encodes the following:
- the LOC144053803 gene encoding pleckstrin homology domain-containing family A member 7-like isoform X1, whose protein sequence is MAAPLGRDSLPEHWTYGVCGDGRVFFINDLTRETTWLHPRSAEPVNSGHMIRSDLPKGWEEGFTEEGASYFIDHNQRSTTFRHPVTGRVSPDNIDFLLQEQLLSPRVMSQPGVEQLSSTTVSEVSTITTSSAVDTNSTSKGSRPGGSRVHSFGKREHSIKRNPNVPVVVRGWLYKQDSSGMRLWKRKWFVLSEFCLFYYKDSREEAVLGSIPLPSYVMSPVGPEDHISRKYAFKAGHPGRGSRVYKSNSVIGSQAEHPGMRTYYFSADTQEDMNTWLRAMNQAANMKGPVDTGGRQSDQSDHFHMMRHQTVTHTNHIYNHKAPEPHRPAVHEVLLEPIHHDPNDRRSFHKDSPVATEMDTHASLPANPTATALPPPNHTSSSAPVSRVPSRAPSRSPSTLPPGVAARNGLVETPSPILEPNGIAAGTYQRASEAPQEMRRRSTLDQVEQWVKVQKAEHKGPPSRDNTLPRRTPPAQPKFGTLDAHQTLPKTPRHSPPMARLGEYKYAQDRLSHFHLTPELGGPSSNTVLQLYEWQQRQQYRHGSPTAPLYTPAPDYPFGARPPSTIPPAAKHKGPPRCVSVPPSPVDIPPPGVSRTLSPAHRPHTPIDRVTVRPSANVSVVDSMFAISPRRTKSQIFKASTLERRSLPPSNYITHTVSAPSLHGKTPDELTLLLIQLRRQQAKMAAARQHTLEQLQRHGLLTAGPLIAVDPLPTLNHLSLGETQVDDTYKQLKQDLGYLDLKVAGSQTLKASGKPVMVAESDVDVKLSRLCEQDKILKDLEVRISSLKKDKDKLESVLDVSHQQMELFQEQPAHVHKIAYQQRLLQEDLVSIRAQISRLSTEMTQAWDEYGWLEKSVEQLRAVLQARMNHSATLQQEKGEMKRELWRIEDVMAGLSGSKANYKVSIDSVQNPERKLVPSVSEPSVPSSSADIQPPPRSSVPSVFSQTLPHNFVPKWAEDGAPPRPPLPRMYDYEETPPAVPPLPKEASAVIRHMSVRGLKRQSDERKRDREGGHYVPNGDCKTDLRSFLSEPELLAITHHNTNADYQYPDHKAGLSGASWKNQSDALSSFVTLRRCPGTAVDRERPKSALDCLSSEYLGGAPPPTRGGRMSAEEQLERMKRHQRALVRERKRNLSQGERTSAPPATSVLDWREERPGAEGQSDEGHMEGADEWVTAKATLIREVDVEPLDYDLDISRELSMPQKVSIPERYVESDPEEPLSPEEEEERSLRTERIRKILTKSNVQNFQSTSLDLSELDSVLQEQDKIMKTSWALASQASRKSKLVAAKAAAAASQ, encoded by the exons GCTACTGAGTCCTCGCGTCATGTCCCAACCCGGCGTGGAGCAGCTCTCCAGCACCACCGTCAGCGAGGTCTCCACCATCACCACCTCTTCCGCCGTGGACACCAACTCCACCTCCAAG ggTTCTCGCCCTGGCGGCAGCAGGGTACACAGTTTTGGCAAGAGAGAGCATTCCATCAAGAGGAACCCAAATGTGCCTGTTGTGGTCCGAGGATGGCTGTACAAACAG GACAGCTCCGGGATGCGTCTTTGGAAGAGGAAATGGTTCGTCTTGTCTGAATTCTGCCTCTTCTACTACAAAg ACAGCAGAGAGGAGGCGGTCCTGGGCAGCATTCCGCTTCCCAGCTATGTCATGTCACCCGTGGGACCCGAGGACCACATCAGCCGCAAGTACGCCTTCAAG GCCGGCCACCCGGGCAGGGGTTCGCGGGTTTACAAAAGCAACTCTGTGATTGGCTCACAGGCAGAGCACCCGGGCATGCGCACGTACTACTTCAGCGCTGACACGCAGGAGGACATgaacacctggctgagggccaTGAACCAAGCCGCCAACATGAAAGGTCCCGTCGACACAGGCGGCAG ACAATCTGACCAGTCGGATCACTTCCACATGATGCGTCATCAGACCGTCACGCACACCAACCACATCTACAACCACAAAGCTCCAGAACCCCATAGACCCGCCGTCCACGAGGTTCTCCTGGAGCCCATCCATCACGACCCCAATGACCGTCGCAGCTTCCACAAAGACTCTCCTGTCGCCACGGAGATGGACACCCACGCCTCCCTCCCCGCCAACCCCACGGCCACCGCCCTCCCGCCGCCGAACCACACGTCCTCGTCGGCGCCCGTGTCCAGGGTGCCGTCTCGAGCTCCCTCGCGGTCTCCCTCCACACTGCCCCCGGGTGTCGCCGCCAGGAACGGCCTGGTGGAGACGCCCAGCCCCATCTTGGAGCCCAATGGGATCGCGGCGGGGACGTACCAGAGGGCATCGGAAGCCCCCCAGGaaatgaggaggaggagtaCTCTGGACCAGGTGGAGCAGTGGGTCAAGGTGCAGAAAGCTGAACATAAAGG TCCTCCATCCCGAGACAACACCCTTCCCCGCCGTACGCCGCCAGCCCAACCCAAGTTCGGCACCCTGGATGCACACCAGACCCTGCCAAAGACCCCCCGCCACAGCCCCCCGATGGCACGCCTCGGCGAGTACAAGTACGCCCAGGACCGCCTGAGCCACTTCCACCTCACCCCTGAACTGGGCGGCCCGAGTTCTAACACGGTCCTGCAGCTGTACGAGTGGCAGCAGCGCCAGCAGTATCGCCACGGCAGCCCCACGGCGCCGCTCTACACGCCGGCTCCGGACTACCCTTTCGGTGCCCGGCCGCCGTCCACCATTCCTCCAGCCGCCAAGCACAAAGGGCCACCGCGCTGCGTGTCGGTTCCGCCGTCGCCCGTGGACATCCCGCCACCGGGCGTCAGCAGGACCTTGTCGCCCGCCCACCGCCCGCACACGCCGATTGATCGCGTGACAGTGAGACCCTCGGCCAATGTGTCGGTGGTGGACAGCATGTTCGCCATTTCACCGCGCAGGACCAAGTCTCAGATCTTCAAG GCATCCACCTTGGAGAGGCGCTCTCTGCCTCCATCTAACTACATCACGCACACGGTCAGTGCGCCCAGCCTCCATGGGAAAACG CCCGATGAGCTCACCCTGCTCCTCATTCAGCTGCGCCGGCAGCAGGCCAAGATGGCGGCCGCCCGCCAGCACACGCTGGAGCAGCTGCAGCGCCACGGCCTGTTGACCGCGGGCCCCCTCATCGCCGTCGACCCACTTCCTACGCTAAACCACCTCAGTCTGGGCGAAACACAG GTGGATGACACGTACAAGCAGCTGAAGCAAGACCTGGGGTATCTGGACCTGAAG GTGGCCGGAAGTCAAACGCTGAAGGCGTCGGGGAAGCCCGTCATGGTCGCAGAGAGCGACGTGGAT GTGAAGCTGAGTCGGCTGTGCGAGCAAGACAAGATACTGAAGGACTTGGAAGTGCGAATCAGCTCATTGAAGAAGGATAAG GACAAGCTGGAGAGTGTGCTGGACGTGTCCCACCAGCAGATGGAGCTGTTCCAGGAGCAGCCGGCCCACGTGCACAAAATCGCCTACCAGCAGAGACTCCTGCAGGAGGACCTGGTCTCTATCAGGGCCCAGATATCCCGACTCTCCACG GAAATGACGCAGGCCTGGGATGAGTACGGTTGGCTGGAGAAATCGGTGGAGCAGCTGAGGGCGGTGTTGCAGGCCCGCATGAACCACAGCGCCACTTTGCAG CAGGAAAAAGGTGAGATGAAGCGCGAGCTGTGGAGGATCGAGGATGTGATGGCGGGATTGAGCGGCAGCAAAGCCAATTACAAAGTTAGCATCGACTCTGTGCAGAATCCAG AGAGGAAGTTAGTGCCTTCCGTGTCAGAGCCCAGCGTGCCTTCTTCCAGTGCCGACATCCAGCCGCCTCCCCGTAGCTCCGTCCCGAGCGTCTTCTCGCAAACGTTGCCTCACAACTTTGTGCCAAAGTGG GCAGAGGACGGCGCTCCGCCCCGACCGCCGCTCCCTCGCATGTACGACTATGAGGAGACGCCGCCTGCCGTGCCGCCGCTGCCCAAGGAGGCGTCGGCGGTCATCCGCCATATGTCGGTGCGAGGCCTCAAGCGGCAGTCTGATGAGAGGAAGCGGGACCGGGAGGGCGGACACTATGTCCCCAATGGAGACTGTAAG ACTGACTTGCGTTCGTTCCTGAGTGAACCCGAGCTTCTGGCCATCACCCACCACAACACCAATGCAGACTACCAGTATCCTGACCATAAAG CAGGTCTGTCGGGCGCGTCATGGAAGAATCAGTCGGATGCCTTGTCATCCTTCGTCACATTGAGGAGATGCCCCGGAACTGCTGTGGATAGG GAGCGACCCAAGAGTGCCTTGGATTGTTTGTCGTCTGAGTACCTGGGCGGCGCCCCTCCTCCTACCCGTGGCGGCCGAATGAGCGCCGAGGAGCAGCTGGAGCGCATGAAGCGCCACCAGAGGGCGCTGGTGCGCGAACGGAAGCGGAACCTCAGCCAGGGCGAACGCACAAGCGCCCCACCAGCCACCTCC GTCTTGGATTGGCGGGAGGAGCGTCCCGGAGCCGAAGGTCAAAGTGACGAAGGTCACATGGAGGGAGCAGATGAGTGGGTGACGGCCAAGGCCACGCTGATCCGAGAAGTGGACGTGGAACCTTTGGACTACGACCTCGACATCAGCAGAGAG CTGTCCATGCCGCAAAAGGTGTCCATCCCGGAACGTTACGTGGAGTCGGATCCCGAGGAGCCGCTGAGCccggaggaagaggaagagcgaAGTCTTCGTACGGAACGTATCAGGAAGATCCTCACAAAGTCCAA CGTTCAGAATTTCCAGTCGACATCGTTGGACCTGAGCGAGCTGGACTCGGTTCTCCAAGAGCAGGACAAGATCATGAAAACATCATGGGCGCTCGCGTCACAGGCCTCCAGGAAGAGCAAACTGGTGGCAG ccaaagctgctgctgctgccagcCAGTGA
- the LOC144053803 gene encoding pleckstrin homology domain-containing family A member 7-like isoform X12: MAAPLGRDSLPEHWTYGVCGDGRVFFINDLTRETTWLHPRSAEPVNSGHMIRSDLPKGWEEGFTEEGASYFIDHNQRSTTFRHPVTGRVSPDNIDFLLQEQLLSPRVMSQPGVEQLSSTTVSEVSTITTSSAVDTNSTSKGSRPGGSRVHSFGKREHSIKRNPNVPVVVRGWLYKQDSSGMRLWKRKWFVLSEFCLFYYKDSREEAVLGSIPLPSYVMSPVGPEDHISRKYAFKAEHPGMRTYYFSADTQEDMNTWLRAMNQAANMKGPVDTGGRQSDQSDHFHMMRHQTVTHTNHIYNHKAPEPHRPAVHEVLLEPIHHDPNDRRSFHKDSPVATEMDTHASLPANPTATALPPPNHTSSSAPVSRVPSRAPSRSPSTLPPGVAARNGLVETPSPILEPNGIAAGTYQRASEAPQEMRRRSTLDQVEQWVKVQKAEHKGPPSRDNTLPRRTPPAQPKFGTLDAHQTLPKTPRHSPPMARLGEYKYAQDRLSHFHLTPELGGPSSNTVLQLYEWQQRQQYRHGSPTAPLYTPAPDYPFGARPPSTIPPAAKHKGPPRCVSVPPSPVDIPPPGVSRTLSPAHRPHTPIDRVTVRPSANVSVVDSMFAISPRRTKSQIFKASTLERRSLPPSNYITHTVSAPSLHGKTVDDTYKQLKQDLGYLDLKVAGSQTLKASGKPVMVAESDVDVKLSRLCEQDKILKDLEVRISSLKKDKDKLESVLDVSHQQMELFQEQPAHVHKIAYQQRLLQEDLVSIRAQISRLSTEMTQAWDEYGWLEKSVEQLRAVLQARMNHSATLQEKGEMKRELWRIEDVMAGLSGSKANYKVSIDSVQNPERKLVPSVSEPSVPSSSADIQPPPRSSVPSVFSQTLPHNFVPKWAEDGAPPRPPLPRMYDYEETPPAVPPLPKEASAVIRHMSVRGLKRQSDERKRDREGGHYVPNGDCKTDLRSFLSEPELLAITHHNTNADYQYPDHKAGLSGASWKNQSDALSSFVTLRRCPGTAVDRERPKSALDCLSSEYLGGAPPPTRGGRMSAEEQLERMKRHQRALVRERKRNLSQGERTSAPPATSVLDWREERPGAEGQSDEGHMEGADEWVTAKATLIREVDVEPLDYDLDISRELSMPQKVSIPERYVESDPEEPLSPEEEEERSLRTERIRKILTKSNVQNFQSTSLDLSELDSVLQEQDKIMKTSWALASQASRKSKLVAAKAAAAASQ; encoded by the exons GCTACTGAGTCCTCGCGTCATGTCCCAACCCGGCGTGGAGCAGCTCTCCAGCACCACCGTCAGCGAGGTCTCCACCATCACCACCTCTTCCGCCGTGGACACCAACTCCACCTCCAAG ggTTCTCGCCCTGGCGGCAGCAGGGTACACAGTTTTGGCAAGAGAGAGCATTCCATCAAGAGGAACCCAAATGTGCCTGTTGTGGTCCGAGGATGGCTGTACAAACAG GACAGCTCCGGGATGCGTCTTTGGAAGAGGAAATGGTTCGTCTTGTCTGAATTCTGCCTCTTCTACTACAAAg ACAGCAGAGAGGAGGCGGTCCTGGGCAGCATTCCGCTTCCCAGCTATGTCATGTCACCCGTGGGACCCGAGGACCACATCAGCCGCAAGTACGCCTTCAAG GCAGAGCACCCGGGCATGCGCACGTACTACTTCAGCGCTGACACGCAGGAGGACATgaacacctggctgagggccaTGAACCAAGCCGCCAACATGAAAGGTCCCGTCGACACAGGCGGCAG ACAATCTGACCAGTCGGATCACTTCCACATGATGCGTCATCAGACCGTCACGCACACCAACCACATCTACAACCACAAAGCTCCAGAACCCCATAGACCCGCCGTCCACGAGGTTCTCCTGGAGCCCATCCATCACGACCCCAATGACCGTCGCAGCTTCCACAAAGACTCTCCTGTCGCCACGGAGATGGACACCCACGCCTCCCTCCCCGCCAACCCCACGGCCACCGCCCTCCCGCCGCCGAACCACACGTCCTCGTCGGCGCCCGTGTCCAGGGTGCCGTCTCGAGCTCCCTCGCGGTCTCCCTCCACACTGCCCCCGGGTGTCGCCGCCAGGAACGGCCTGGTGGAGACGCCCAGCCCCATCTTGGAGCCCAATGGGATCGCGGCGGGGACGTACCAGAGGGCATCGGAAGCCCCCCAGGaaatgaggaggaggagtaCTCTGGACCAGGTGGAGCAGTGGGTCAAGGTGCAGAAAGCTGAACATAAAGG TCCTCCATCCCGAGACAACACCCTTCCCCGCCGTACGCCGCCAGCCCAACCCAAGTTCGGCACCCTGGATGCACACCAGACCCTGCCAAAGACCCCCCGCCACAGCCCCCCGATGGCACGCCTCGGCGAGTACAAGTACGCCCAGGACCGCCTGAGCCACTTCCACCTCACCCCTGAACTGGGCGGCCCGAGTTCTAACACGGTCCTGCAGCTGTACGAGTGGCAGCAGCGCCAGCAGTATCGCCACGGCAGCCCCACGGCGCCGCTCTACACGCCGGCTCCGGACTACCCTTTCGGTGCCCGGCCGCCGTCCACCATTCCTCCAGCCGCCAAGCACAAAGGGCCACCGCGCTGCGTGTCGGTTCCGCCGTCGCCCGTGGACATCCCGCCACCGGGCGTCAGCAGGACCTTGTCGCCCGCCCACCGCCCGCACACGCCGATTGATCGCGTGACAGTGAGACCCTCGGCCAATGTGTCGGTGGTGGACAGCATGTTCGCCATTTCACCGCGCAGGACCAAGTCTCAGATCTTCAAG GCATCCACCTTGGAGAGGCGCTCTCTGCCTCCATCTAACTACATCACGCACACGGTCAGTGCGCCCAGCCTCCATGGGAAAACG GTGGATGACACGTACAAGCAGCTGAAGCAAGACCTGGGGTATCTGGACCTGAAG GTGGCCGGAAGTCAAACGCTGAAGGCGTCGGGGAAGCCCGTCATGGTCGCAGAGAGCGACGTGGAT GTGAAGCTGAGTCGGCTGTGCGAGCAAGACAAGATACTGAAGGACTTGGAAGTGCGAATCAGCTCATTGAAGAAGGATAAG GACAAGCTGGAGAGTGTGCTGGACGTGTCCCACCAGCAGATGGAGCTGTTCCAGGAGCAGCCGGCCCACGTGCACAAAATCGCCTACCAGCAGAGACTCCTGCAGGAGGACCTGGTCTCTATCAGGGCCCAGATATCCCGACTCTCCACG GAAATGACGCAGGCCTGGGATGAGTACGGTTGGCTGGAGAAATCGGTGGAGCAGCTGAGGGCGGTGTTGCAGGCCCGCATGAACCACAGCGCCACTTTGCAG GAAAAAGGTGAGATGAAGCGCGAGCTGTGGAGGATCGAGGATGTGATGGCGGGATTGAGCGGCAGCAAAGCCAATTACAAAGTTAGCATCGACTCTGTGCAGAATCCAG AGAGGAAGTTAGTGCCTTCCGTGTCAGAGCCCAGCGTGCCTTCTTCCAGTGCCGACATCCAGCCGCCTCCCCGTAGCTCCGTCCCGAGCGTCTTCTCGCAAACGTTGCCTCACAACTTTGTGCCAAAGTGG GCAGAGGACGGCGCTCCGCCCCGACCGCCGCTCCCTCGCATGTACGACTATGAGGAGACGCCGCCTGCCGTGCCGCCGCTGCCCAAGGAGGCGTCGGCGGTCATCCGCCATATGTCGGTGCGAGGCCTCAAGCGGCAGTCTGATGAGAGGAAGCGGGACCGGGAGGGCGGACACTATGTCCCCAATGGAGACTGTAAG ACTGACTTGCGTTCGTTCCTGAGTGAACCCGAGCTTCTGGCCATCACCCACCACAACACCAATGCAGACTACCAGTATCCTGACCATAAAG CAGGTCTGTCGGGCGCGTCATGGAAGAATCAGTCGGATGCCTTGTCATCCTTCGTCACATTGAGGAGATGCCCCGGAACTGCTGTGGATAGG GAGCGACCCAAGAGTGCCTTGGATTGTTTGTCGTCTGAGTACCTGGGCGGCGCCCCTCCTCCTACCCGTGGCGGCCGAATGAGCGCCGAGGAGCAGCTGGAGCGCATGAAGCGCCACCAGAGGGCGCTGGTGCGCGAACGGAAGCGGAACCTCAGCCAGGGCGAACGCACAAGCGCCCCACCAGCCACCTCC GTCTTGGATTGGCGGGAGGAGCGTCCCGGAGCCGAAGGTCAAAGTGACGAAGGTCACATGGAGGGAGCAGATGAGTGGGTGACGGCCAAGGCCACGCTGATCCGAGAAGTGGACGTGGAACCTTTGGACTACGACCTCGACATCAGCAGAGAG CTGTCCATGCCGCAAAAGGTGTCCATCCCGGAACGTTACGTGGAGTCGGATCCCGAGGAGCCGCTGAGCccggaggaagaggaagagcgaAGTCTTCGTACGGAACGTATCAGGAAGATCCTCACAAAGTCCAA CGTTCAGAATTTCCAGTCGACATCGTTGGACCTGAGCGAGCTGGACTCGGTTCTCCAAGAGCAGGACAAGATCATGAAAACATCATGGGCGCTCGCGTCACAGGCCTCCAGGAAGAGCAAACTGGTGGCAG ccaaagctgctgctgctgccagcCAGTGA
- the LOC144053803 gene encoding pleckstrin homology domain-containing family A member 7-like isoform X6, translating to MWNQSGYCNHIPQPGYPFYHAPCSHNQRSTTFRHPVTGRVSPDNIDFLLQEQLLSPRVMSQPGVEQLSSTTVSEVSTITTSSAVDTNSTSKGSRPGGSRVHSFGKREHSIKRNPNVPVVVRGWLYKQDSSGMRLWKRKWFVLSEFCLFYYKDSREEAVLGSIPLPSYVMSPVGPEDHISRKYAFKAGHPGRGSRVYKSNSVIGSQAEHPGMRTYYFSADTQEDMNTWLRAMNQAANMKGPVDTGGRQSDQSDHFHMMRHQTVTHTNHIYNHKAPEPHRPAVHEVLLEPIHHDPNDRRSFHKDSPVATEMDTHASLPANPTATALPPPNHTSSSAPVSRVPSRAPSRSPSTLPPGVAARNGLVETPSPILEPNGIAAGTYQRASEAPQEMRRRSTLDQVEQWVKVQKAEHKGPPSRDNTLPRRTPPAQPKFGTLDAHQTLPKTPRHSPPMARLGEYKYAQDRLSHFHLTPELGGPSSNTVLQLYEWQQRQQYRHGSPTAPLYTPAPDYPFGARPPSTIPPAAKHKGPPRCVSVPPSPVDIPPPGVSRTLSPAHRPHTPIDRVTVRPSANVSVVDSMFAISPRRTKSQIFKASTLERRSLPPSNYITHTVSAPSLHGKTPDELTLLLIQLRRQQAKMAAARQHTLEQLQRHGLLTAGPLIAVDPLPTLNHLSLGETQVDDTYKQLKQDLGYLDLKVAGSQTLKASGKPVMVAESDVDVKLSRLCEQDKILKDLEVRISSLKKDKDKLESVLDVSHQQMELFQEQPAHVHKIAYQQRLLQEDLVSIRAQISRLSTEMTQAWDEYGWLEKSVEQLRAVLQARMNHSATLQQEKGEMKRELWRIEDVMAGLSGSKANYKVSIDSVQNPERKLVPSVSEPSVPSSSADIQPPPRSSVPSVFSQTLPHNFVPKWAEDGAPPRPPLPRMYDYEETPPAVPPLPKEASAVIRHMSVRGLKRQSDERKRDREGGHYVPNGDCKTDLRSFLSEPELLAITHHNTNADYQYPDHKAGLSGASWKNQSDALSSFVTLRRCPGTAVDRERPKSALDCLSSEYLGGAPPPTRGGRMSAEEQLERMKRHQRALVRERKRNLSQGERTSAPPATSVLDWREERPGAEGQSDEGHMEGADEWVTAKATLIREVDVEPLDYDLDISRELSMPQKVSIPERYVESDPEEPLSPEEEEERSLRTERIRKILTKSNVQNFQSTSLDLSELDSVLQEQDKIMKTSWALASQASRKSKLVAAKAAAAASQ from the exons GCTACTGAGTCCTCGCGTCATGTCCCAACCCGGCGTGGAGCAGCTCTCCAGCACCACCGTCAGCGAGGTCTCCACCATCACCACCTCTTCCGCCGTGGACACCAACTCCACCTCCAAG ggTTCTCGCCCTGGCGGCAGCAGGGTACACAGTTTTGGCAAGAGAGAGCATTCCATCAAGAGGAACCCAAATGTGCCTGTTGTGGTCCGAGGATGGCTGTACAAACAG GACAGCTCCGGGATGCGTCTTTGGAAGAGGAAATGGTTCGTCTTGTCTGAATTCTGCCTCTTCTACTACAAAg ACAGCAGAGAGGAGGCGGTCCTGGGCAGCATTCCGCTTCCCAGCTATGTCATGTCACCCGTGGGACCCGAGGACCACATCAGCCGCAAGTACGCCTTCAAG GCCGGCCACCCGGGCAGGGGTTCGCGGGTTTACAAAAGCAACTCTGTGATTGGCTCACAGGCAGAGCACCCGGGCATGCGCACGTACTACTTCAGCGCTGACACGCAGGAGGACATgaacacctggctgagggccaTGAACCAAGCCGCCAACATGAAAGGTCCCGTCGACACAGGCGGCAG ACAATCTGACCAGTCGGATCACTTCCACATGATGCGTCATCAGACCGTCACGCACACCAACCACATCTACAACCACAAAGCTCCAGAACCCCATAGACCCGCCGTCCACGAGGTTCTCCTGGAGCCCATCCATCACGACCCCAATGACCGTCGCAGCTTCCACAAAGACTCTCCTGTCGCCACGGAGATGGACACCCACGCCTCCCTCCCCGCCAACCCCACGGCCACCGCCCTCCCGCCGCCGAACCACACGTCCTCGTCGGCGCCCGTGTCCAGGGTGCCGTCTCGAGCTCCCTCGCGGTCTCCCTCCACACTGCCCCCGGGTGTCGCCGCCAGGAACGGCCTGGTGGAGACGCCCAGCCCCATCTTGGAGCCCAATGGGATCGCGGCGGGGACGTACCAGAGGGCATCGGAAGCCCCCCAGGaaatgaggaggaggagtaCTCTGGACCAGGTGGAGCAGTGGGTCAAGGTGCAGAAAGCTGAACATAAAGG TCCTCCATCCCGAGACAACACCCTTCCCCGCCGTACGCCGCCAGCCCAACCCAAGTTCGGCACCCTGGATGCACACCAGACCCTGCCAAAGACCCCCCGCCACAGCCCCCCGATGGCACGCCTCGGCGAGTACAAGTACGCCCAGGACCGCCTGAGCCACTTCCACCTCACCCCTGAACTGGGCGGCCCGAGTTCTAACACGGTCCTGCAGCTGTACGAGTGGCAGCAGCGCCAGCAGTATCGCCACGGCAGCCCCACGGCGCCGCTCTACACGCCGGCTCCGGACTACCCTTTCGGTGCCCGGCCGCCGTCCACCATTCCTCCAGCCGCCAAGCACAAAGGGCCACCGCGCTGCGTGTCGGTTCCGCCGTCGCCCGTGGACATCCCGCCACCGGGCGTCAGCAGGACCTTGTCGCCCGCCCACCGCCCGCACACGCCGATTGATCGCGTGACAGTGAGACCCTCGGCCAATGTGTCGGTGGTGGACAGCATGTTCGCCATTTCACCGCGCAGGACCAAGTCTCAGATCTTCAAG GCATCCACCTTGGAGAGGCGCTCTCTGCCTCCATCTAACTACATCACGCACACGGTCAGTGCGCCCAGCCTCCATGGGAAAACG CCCGATGAGCTCACCCTGCTCCTCATTCAGCTGCGCCGGCAGCAGGCCAAGATGGCGGCCGCCCGCCAGCACACGCTGGAGCAGCTGCAGCGCCACGGCCTGTTGACCGCGGGCCCCCTCATCGCCGTCGACCCACTTCCTACGCTAAACCACCTCAGTCTGGGCGAAACACAG GTGGATGACACGTACAAGCAGCTGAAGCAAGACCTGGGGTATCTGGACCTGAAG GTGGCCGGAAGTCAAACGCTGAAGGCGTCGGGGAAGCCCGTCATGGTCGCAGAGAGCGACGTGGAT GTGAAGCTGAGTCGGCTGTGCGAGCAAGACAAGATACTGAAGGACTTGGAAGTGCGAATCAGCTCATTGAAGAAGGATAAG GACAAGCTGGAGAGTGTGCTGGACGTGTCCCACCAGCAGATGGAGCTGTTCCAGGAGCAGCCGGCCCACGTGCACAAAATCGCCTACCAGCAGAGACTCCTGCAGGAGGACCTGGTCTCTATCAGGGCCCAGATATCCCGACTCTCCACG GAAATGACGCAGGCCTGGGATGAGTACGGTTGGCTGGAGAAATCGGTGGAGCAGCTGAGGGCGGTGTTGCAGGCCCGCATGAACCACAGCGCCACTTTGCAG CAGGAAAAAGGTGAGATGAAGCGCGAGCTGTGGAGGATCGAGGATGTGATGGCGGGATTGAGCGGCAGCAAAGCCAATTACAAAGTTAGCATCGACTCTGTGCAGAATCCAG AGAGGAAGTTAGTGCCTTCCGTGTCAGAGCCCAGCGTGCCTTCTTCCAGTGCCGACATCCAGCCGCCTCCCCGTAGCTCCGTCCCGAGCGTCTTCTCGCAAACGTTGCCTCACAACTTTGTGCCAAAGTGG GCAGAGGACGGCGCTCCGCCCCGACCGCCGCTCCCTCGCATGTACGACTATGAGGAGACGCCGCCTGCCGTGCCGCCGCTGCCCAAGGAGGCGTCGGCGGTCATCCGCCATATGTCGGTGCGAGGCCTCAAGCGGCAGTCTGATGAGAGGAAGCGGGACCGGGAGGGCGGACACTATGTCCCCAATGGAGACTGTAAG ACTGACTTGCGTTCGTTCCTGAGTGAACCCGAGCTTCTGGCCATCACCCACCACAACACCAATGCAGACTACCAGTATCCTGACCATAAAG CAGGTCTGTCGGGCGCGTCATGGAAGAATCAGTCGGATGCCTTGTCATCCTTCGTCACATTGAGGAGATGCCCCGGAACTGCTGTGGATAGG GAGCGACCCAAGAGTGCCTTGGATTGTTTGTCGTCTGAGTACCTGGGCGGCGCCCCTCCTCCTACCCGTGGCGGCCGAATGAGCGCCGAGGAGCAGCTGGAGCGCATGAAGCGCCACCAGAGGGCGCTGGTGCGCGAACGGAAGCGGAACCTCAGCCAGGGCGAACGCACAAGCGCCCCACCAGCCACCTCC GTCTTGGATTGGCGGGAGGAGCGTCCCGGAGCCGAAGGTCAAAGTGACGAAGGTCACATGGAGGGAGCAGATGAGTGGGTGACGGCCAAGGCCACGCTGATCCGAGAAGTGGACGTGGAACCTTTGGACTACGACCTCGACATCAGCAGAGAG CTGTCCATGCCGCAAAAGGTGTCCATCCCGGAACGTTACGTGGAGTCGGATCCCGAGGAGCCGCTGAGCccggaggaagaggaagagcgaAGTCTTCGTACGGAACGTATCAGGAAGATCCTCACAAAGTCCAA CGTTCAGAATTTCCAGTCGACATCGTTGGACCTGAGCGAGCTGGACTCGGTTCTCCAAGAGCAGGACAAGATCATGAAAACATCATGGGCGCTCGCGTCACAGGCCTCCAGGAAGAGCAAACTGGTGGCAG ccaaagctgctgctgctgccagcCAGTGA